TTTACCAACATAACTAAATCCGTTTCTGTCCCCTCCTTATGAGGGATATGCTGAGCATAATAAACAGAGTTAAATTTTAAATTACAATAAGTATAGAGACTCATACACAAGACTATAAGCAGTCCGACATCCCTAAAATATTTCTTTTTTGCATTGTCATCTTCTCTCTCCTTTTCTATCTCCAATTACATGTTGACTAGGTTAACAATTAAGCATTGTACACTATTCATAACAAGTCTTAAAACTTCAAGGATTTGTGGCTTCTGTAATTGCTTCTACAGCTTTTTAACAAAGCCTCGTGATATCATCGTTGTAAACAAACTTAACTCTCTTATAATTACGGATTCTCTTTGACCCTCTCTCACTTTGTCATTCAAACTAAACATGGTATAATAGTTGAGGTATCGACTGTCTCTTCTATTAGGAAAAATAAGGCATCAAAAAGTAACAAGAAGGGGCTAAACCCTTTATATGAAAGGAATCTAGAAATTATTATGATGAACATGCAAAACTTGTTCCAAGAATTTTTTAGGCTTGTTATCATTATAAATACTGATTTTAAGGGATTTAACTACTAGTAAACTTAACAACTTTTATATATTTTACACAATATAGGACAGTAAATGGACAGTGACAGCATAATTGAAGAGTGAACAAAAAGAGGTATAAAAATACATCTTTTTTGCACAACTATCTATTTTTAGAACTTAGTTGAAAGAATATTGTCTACCCTTCCATAAAATAGAAAATCTATTTAAATCTTAACCATACATGAATTATTATATTATTTCGACTTTACGTCAACGGCTTTTAAGCAACATTAAAATACTAGCAACGCTAGTGTTTTAAGTATTACTATAAACAAAGTACAAAACCAATGTTTTTATAAGGGTCTAAAACTCAAAATTCCATACAATTCAACTAATTATAATATAGATAATGTGGACTTTCACCCAATAATGTACAAATTAAGCATCAAAATATCAAAAAGTCCGCATTGCTATCTAGATGATTTTTTTCCTTTCGTTCTACCACCAAGCTTCTCTCTTATAGCATTGGAGCAAGCTTCCGTTAAAGGTTCACCGATTGCTTCCTTATAGTTAAACCCAAGTAATTGCATTGTCTTTAAAGTGTCTTTATTAAGTAAAGCAACTAATTGTACAGTCATTGCTTGGGATTTGGGCAAGCGAATGACTGTAGAATTAGTGCAAAGAACTTTAAATAAGGCCATTAAATCACAAGACTATCCAGAAGCTGTTATTCTTCATTCTGACCAAGGAAGCCAGTATACGAGTCTAGAGTATGAAGAGTTGCTTAAGTATTATGGGATGACTCACTCTTTCAGTCGAAGGGGACACCCTTATCATAATGCCAGTCTTGAATCTTGGCATGGACATTTAAAAAGAGAGTGGATGTATCAATTTAAATATAAGAACTTTGAAGAAGCCTATCAGAGTATTTTCTGGTACATCGAAGCCTTTTATAATTCAAAACGAATCCATCAAAGTTCAGGGTATCTTACACCTAATCAATTTGAAAAGGTAAGTGCTTAAAATAAATAGATTAAAATTCTACGTTTGTTACTCTAAAAACTTGACTTAACGTCAATTCTTTTCTTTTTAGAGAATTGTAAAACTTTACGATTTTTCTTAAGACCTGGTTTGAAAAGTATGGGTTCCAGTTGGACTAAAAATAGCGTATTATCAAGGCTTTTCAGAACGATATCTACTGATTAATTTCAAAAAATATGAATCAATATATTATAAATAGGGGAATAGTTTAGGTCTGTAAGCATTAAAATAATACACCTAACTTTGGTCAACATTTTTTAGTTATTCACTCTTTTTTCAGATAGTGTTTTTAAAATTATGATGTAAAATGCCGCAATTAAAACACTATAAATCATAATTGGAGGATAGACAATTAATGATAGAATCAATCCCACTCCTTTAATTATTAGGTCAGGTATCAATAACTTTCTATATTGTGCGGTAGCTTCAAGTAATTCTTTCTGATCCATATTGGGTTTATCAATTACTTTATGTAAAAACCAGTTTGCTACCGTTGAAACAATAACGATTAGTCCATAAAAGAGCTGTGCCGTATGATTCATGAAATGACTACTAACTATTCCAGTAGCATAGGGCATAAATGAAACAAAAAATAAAAGAAACAAATTCCACCAAACAATTTGTTGAGAAATTTTCTCAACCTTTTCCCACAATGTATTTAGTATCATCCATAACCATCCCAACCAGAAAAAGGAAAGAAAATAAGCAAAGAAATTTTGCCGTAAATCCCAAAAAGCTTGAAGACTTGGTGTCGTTGGTTTTTCTAACTCTAAAATCAAAATGGTCATAATAATTGCTAGAACAGCATCTGTCAATGCAATTAATCTATCTTTCTTCATCGGATTACATCGCCTTTCATTTTGTAGCATTCTATCTCATTGTATAATATTTATTAATTTTAAATATTGGATATTCATTTAATACTTTGAGTACAAACAAGATACACCAAAAAGCATGTATCGGTCATATTTTATTTAACTCTAGAAATATTCATCCGCCTAATTAATAAATATATCATAATTCGCAAAAAAATGAGTACTATAAAAGATACATTTTCTTTCAGATTCCTCCCTTTTCACTTTATCACTTATTGTTGCTTAGATTTATCAAAAACAACCAAATTTGTGTCAATTTCAAGTATTACCTAGTTACAAAAATTGGGGGTGAACAGAAAAAGCATCCCGTATTTTTGTAACGAAATGCTTTCAATAAATGTAAATAAGTTTTAATGTTTACTAAATCGTCAATCATTATTTTTGCAACTTCTTTACGATAGCTTGTTCCATATTCTTCTTTCAATCCATAATCAATTCTCTCCTCAAAATTGGTATAAGGATATTGACCAAGTAGCACATTGATACGTTGATCAAATTCATAATCAATCCACCACTCCTCAAACAATTCTTTGAAAGATTGCAAATCTGGTTCAGAATTCAATAGGGTTAGTGCATCCATAAAACCTGTTTTATATCCATTAATTTCTGAGCATAAACCAACGACCTCATCCTTATTAATTTTGGCAAATTCCTAACGCATTTCAAGCAAATCCTTGTCTCTAAATAGTCGTTCAAAGCCCTCAAGCTGTTTACTAAATTTGTCTAATTTAGTGTAATCCTGACAATTCAATGTTTCTCTAAAATCCGTAATTATCTCCTTTTTTGAATTTTAAACTCCTACTGAAAATAACACAGTATCCTGTGTATGATTTAGGCTTTTTATTGGATGATACTTCATAAAGAAAAGGTATGTAAAGGTTTACATACTTCAATTATACATTTTATTTCCACTTTCGTAACTATCACTTCTTAGAGAGGTTTTTTTAACGTTTTAATTGGCTAAAAATCTTATGGTCATACCAACATAATCAAAGGTTTTATTGACGAATCATTCAATTATCAGAATGGTCTGATAATAATAATTACATATGTAGAGTATTCACAAAACTGTTCAAAAAACTACAAGAATCATAACATAAACATACTTGAAAATCTATGAAATATTTTGCAAAAACGATTAATGGTTTTCATTATATTTTTTTGTAAGTCCAAGCATTTTCATTGACTTATCAATTTGATAAGCTTACACTGTTATTTACAGGTATATACTAATATTAATCTTATGATTGTTAAGATTAATATAAAAAATGTTTTAGCTAAAATATAACTATAACTCTTAGATTGTTTGATTTTCCAAACAATCTAAATTTCCTCAATTTAGAAGGGGGCAGACATTATGCTTTGGGCTATTATCATAGGAGGGCTTATCGGTCTTATTGCAGGTGGAATCACTAA
This region of Streptococcus thermophilus genomic DNA includes:
- a CDS encoding TMEM175 family protein; this translates as MKKDRLIALTDAVLAIIMTILILELEKPTTPSLQAFWDLRQNFFAYFLSFFWLGWLWMILNTLWEKVEKISQQIVWWNLFLLFFVSFMPYATGIVSSHFMNHTAQLFYGLIVIVSTVANWFLHKVIDKPNMDQKELLEATAQYRKLLIPDLIIKGVGLILSLIVYPPIMIYSVLIAAFYIIILKTLSEKRVNN